In one Grus americana isolate bGruAme1 chromosome 1, bGruAme1.mat, whole genome shotgun sequence genomic region, the following are encoded:
- the LOC129201781 gene encoding uncharacterized protein LOC129201781 gives MRLGTLIMLYYFVHFAASSGPELSVVQYPEDASVLLNSTVWMLCVFEYPSEENEEPVVYWRKGPDCHNQQSLQSSPGAGRPQVHITKNTLRGFSILKLSNVDQNASNSYFCDVTLTQKIQGKRGNGTKLTVHDLKCKDCIRSEETWWGWFLLLGYAIFVTTVIIAFGIHQCCKKCKNESRSTDSSATLPSEWIYDQPSRPVNNGFNQEYEDMSLIRTFRDIGRKMI, from the exons CCAGCAGCGGGCCAGAGCTTTCGGTCGTGCAATACCCTGAAGATGCCAGCGTGCTCCTCAACTCCACGGTGTGGATGCTGTGTGTATTTGAGTACCCCAGCGAGGAGAACGAGGAGCCGGTCGTGTACTGGAGGAAAGGTCCCGACTGCCACAACCAGCAGAGCCTCCAGTCGAGCCCGGGCGCGGGCAGGCCACAGGTACACATTACAAAGAACACCCTCAGGGGATTCTCCATCTTAAAACTGAGCAACGTTGACCAGAACGCCAGTAACTCCTATTTCTGCGACGTGACGCTAACGCAGAAAATCCAGGGCAAACGTGGAAATGGCACCAAGCTGACCGTGCATG atttaaaatgcaaagactGTATAAGATCAGAAGAGACTTGGTGGGGTTGGTTCCTTCTTCTTGGATATGCCATCTTTGTCACCACAGTTATCATAGCTTTTGGT ATTCACCAGTGCTGTAAAAAGTGCAAGAATGAATCAAGAAGTACAGATAGCAGTGCTACCCTGCCAAGTGAATGGATTTATGACCAGCCATCCAGACCAGTTAATAATGGGTTTAATCAAGAATATGAAGATATGTCACTAATAAGAACTTTCAGAGACATCGGAAGGAAAATGATATAA